A part of Periplaneta americana isolate PAMFEO1 chromosome 17, P.americana_PAMFEO1_priV1, whole genome shotgun sequence genomic DNA contains:
- the LOC138692943 gene encoding zinc finger protein 180-like — MHIYTSKKFILSDCQLLLPALPAAMDAMKAETEVDPLAVLTSGDSADIQEKKPLLPDNKCFNLHASGIKSECVDPSCIPSSEVKCEETPVLTTVCEAKCKIEEELCNLDKIEEELCLRDSTEKNESVAGTSHWHVLVEDDYVTSGCVAADKPPHEYTECHILRRLLLRTQTDKSFASLQTPQSHAGDKPFRCTVCCKSFAYSRTLKMHERRHTGDKQFKCELCGKSFLQSDCLKRHARQHTGEKPFKCDVCGKSFSDSRYLKIHARQHTGEKPFQCDVCGMSFSVSWDRTRHARKHTGDKRYKCEVCGKSFLQSGTLKIHARRHTGEKPFTCLVCGKSFSESGNLKKHAIWHTGEKPFKCEGCGMSFTVSSDLTRHARKHTGERRYKCDVCGKSFLYSGTLKIHVRQHTGEKPFSCDVCGKRFSHSGALIRHKRQHTSQDIEML, encoded by the exons ATGCACATTTACACAT CAAAGAAATTCATCCTCAGTGATTGCCAATTATTGCTTCCCGCACTTCCAGCTGCAATGGATGCAATGAAAGCCGAGACCGAGGTCGACCCGTTGGCCGTGCTAACAAGTGGCGACTCTGCTGACATACAAGAGAAGAAGCCTTTATTGCCT GATAATAAATGTTTTAATCTGCACGCATCTGGGATAAAATCAGAGTGTGTGGACCCTAGCTGTATCCCCTCATCGGAGGTTAAATGTGAGGAAACTCCAGTGCTAACTACAGTTTGTGAGGCGAAGTGTAAAATTGAG GAAGAACTGTGCAACTTGGACAAAATAGAGGAAGAGCTTTGCCTGCGAGACTCAACAGAAAAGAACGAGAG TGTTGCAGGGACATCTCACTGGCACGTGCTTGTGGAGGATGATTACGTGACTAGTGGTTGTGTTGCGGCAGACAAACCTCCACACGAGTATACAGAGTGTCACATACTGAGGAGATTGCTTCTGAGGACACAGACAGACAAGTCCTTCGCATCTTTACAAACTCCGCAAAGTCACGCAGGTGACAAACCTTTCAGATGCACTGTCTGCTGCAAGAGCTTCGCTTATTCTCGAACTCTCAAAATGCATGAACGGCGACACACAGGAGACAAGCAATTCAAATGCGAGTTGTGTGGTAAAAGTTTTCTGCAGTCAGATTGCCTGAAACGTCATGCACGCCAGCACACCGGCGAGAAGCCGTTCAAATGCGACGTTTGTGGTAAAAGTTTCTCAGACTCGAGGTACCTCAAAATTCACGCACGCCAGCAcactggcgagaagccattcCAATGCGACGTGTGTGGCATGAGCTTCTCCGTGTCCTGGGATCGCACAAGACACGCCCGCAAGCACACTGGCGACAAGCGCTACAAGTGTGAAGTTTGCGGCAAGAGTTTCCTTCAGTCAGGCACTCTGAAGATACATGCCAGACGGCAcactggcgagaagccattcacgTGCCTTGTTTGCGGGAAGAGTTTCTCTGAGTCCGGGAATCTGAAGAAGCATGCAATCTGGCACACGGGCGAGAAACCCTTCAAGTGCGAAGGGTGTGGCATGAGCTTCACGGTGTCTTCAGATCTGACGAGACACGCCCGCAAACACACTGGGGAGAGACGCTACAAATGTGACGTCTGCGGCAAAAGTTTCTTGTATTCAGGGACTCTGAAAATTCATGTACGACAGCACACAGGCGAAAAACCATTCAGTTGCGATGTTTGTGGGAAGAGGTTTTCTCATTCCGGAGCTCTGATAAGACACAAGCGCCAGCACACATCGCAAGACATTGAAATGCTCTGA